One genomic window of Melitaea cinxia chromosome 10, ilMelCinx1.1, whole genome shotgun sequence includes the following:
- the LOC123657404 gene encoding protein SDA1 homolog — protein MVRHNNQLPNNLTQLQNLIKRDPDSYKDEFRQQLAHFETALEIFNLNPTQYDKKLDEQAMFLAQVTQCYQKEMKNFPQKIVDILKTHNTTMHNNMRLSLCKCLILIRNKNFISAFDLLELFFSLIKCQDKHLREYLKTHIITDIKNMNMKHKDMKLNSTLQNFIFSMLRETNTKTAKLAIDILIELYHKNIWNDHKTVNIIADVGCFSKVTKVMVASLKFFLSRDEEDKPDSDSDDEVDPRETMIANKFNKKTRKRDKMLDKVKKIAKKNKRKKEKAPIFNFSALHLINNPQGFAEKLFKQMESSNERFEVKLMTLDVVSRLIGLHNLFLFNYYPFIARLLMPHQREVTRILQFAAQASHELVPPEVIEPIMKAIANNFITERNSTDVMAVGLNAVREICARCPLAIGEDLLRDLVQYKLYKEKSVMMAARSLIQLYRQTMPSLLHKKDRGRPSEASIELKTKKYGEVDTKDYIPGSEVLLEKEEIKEKKGKKKPKSKNDDSEDEWIDVASSDSEINISTDSENENTEDEAEEIEEEGKEEESESELEDEDEEQQNETYNKEENDNRTNESIKSRKVLKVKRGSSKPNIEEKIKVARDAAMDKIFTDEDFKRIEAAQLKKSISGVKRNRSVIEEENESTELVQLSAIENIHKKRKHDKSARLETVLKGREERDKYGYKDRRKNANCSKTNREKKKTKSYQMVKHKARGKIKRSFKEKQIAFRNYLIKQKKMR, from the coding sequence ATGGTGCGTCATAATAATCAATTACCCAACAATCTTACGCAACTACAGAATTTGATAAAAAGAGACCCCGACTCATATAAAGATGAATTTCGTCAACAACTTGCACATTTTGAAACAgcacttgaaatttttaacttgAACCCTACTCAATACGACAAGAAATTAGACGAACAGGCGATGTTTTTGGCCCAAGTGACCCAATGCTAccaaaaagaaatgaaaaatttcCCTCAAAAAATTGTGGATATTCTAAAAACGCATAACACCACAATGCATAACAACATGAGGCTATCCTTATGTAAATGCCTAATTTTgatcagaaataaaaatttcatttctgCTTTTGACttacttgaattatttttttcattaattaagtGCCAGGACAAACACTTAAGGGAGTACCTCAAGACTCATATTATTACcgacattaaaaatatgaatatgaaaCATAAAGATATGAAGTTAAATTCAActcttcaaaattttattttttcaatgttaCGTGAGACAAACACAAAAACAGCTAAACTTGCTATTGATATATTGATTGAACTTTATCATAAGAATATCTGGAATGATCATAAAACAGTAAATATAATTGCTGATGTAGGATGTTTCTCTAAAGTGACTAAGGTAATGGTTGcttctttaaaattttttttaagtcgtgaTGAAGAAGATAAACCTGATTCAGATAGTGATGATGAGGTTGATCCTCGAGAGACAATGATAgcaaataagtttaataaaaaaacaagaaaaagagATAAAATGCTTGATAAAGTCAAGAAAATTGctaaaaagaacaaaagaaagaaagaaaaggctccaatatttaatttttctgctCTTCATCTTATAAACAATCCACAAGGTTTtgctgaaaaattatttaagcaaATGGAGTCATCAAATGAAAGATTTGAAGTTAAATTAATGACTTTGGATGTTGTTTCAAGGCTGATTGGCTTACATAATCTTTTCTTGTTCAATTACTATCCATTTATTGCAAGGTTATTAATGCCACACCAGCGAGAAGTTACTCGCATTTTACAGTTTGCAGCTCAAGCATCACATGAATTAGTCCCACCAGAGGTGATTGAACCTATTATGAAAGCAATTGCTAATAACTTTATTACGGAGAGAAATTCAACTGATGTTATGGCTGTTGGACTGAATGCTGTTAGAGAAATTTGTGCTCGCTGTCCTTTAGCCATAGGAGAAGATCTCTTAAGAGACTTAGTTCAGTATAAGTTGTACAAAGAAAAATCTGTTATGATGGCCGCTAGATCACTAATTCAATTGTATAGGCAAACAATGCCAAGCCTTTTACACAAAAAAGATAGAGGAAGGCCATCAGAAGCTTCAATAGAATTAAAGACTAAAAAATATGGAGAGGTTGATACTAAAGATTATATACCAGGCTCAGAAGTGCTAttagaaaaagaagaaataaaagaaaagaaaggtAAAAAGAAACCAAAAAGCAAGAATGATGATTCTGAAGATGAGTGGATTGACGTTGCTTCATCTGACTCGGAAATTAATATATCAACAGATAGTGAAAATGAAAATACTGAGGATGAAGCTGAAGAAATAGAAGAAGAAGGTAAAGAGGAAGAGAGTGAGAGTGAGCTAGAGGATGAGGATGAAGAACAACAAaatgaaacttataataaagaagaaaatGATAATAGAACAAATGAAAGTATCAAAAGCAGAaaagtattaaaagtaaaaagagGTTCTTCAAAACCTAacatagaagaaaaaataaaggttGCTCGTGATGCAGCAATGGACAAAATTTTTACCGATGAAGATTTTAAGCGCATCGAAGCAGCTCAACTAAAGAAAAGCATTAGTGGTGTTAAGCGAAATAGAAGTGTAATAGAAGAAGAAAATGAATCCACGGAATTAGTACAGCTTTCAGCAATAGAAAATATACACAAGAAAAGGAAGCATGACAAAAGTGCAAGACTTGAAACGGTTTTAAAAGGAAGAGAAGAGCGAGACAAATATGGATATAAAGACCGCAGAAAAAATGCAAATTGCTCAAAAACTAATAGAGAAAAGAAGAAGACAAAATCCTATCAAATGGTTAAACATAAGGCAAGAGGAAAAATTAAAAGGTCAttcaaagaaaaacaaattgcattcagaaattatttgattaaacagaaaaaaatgcgCTGA